A genomic segment from Papilio machaon chromosome 10, ilPapMach1.1, whole genome shotgun sequence encodes:
- the LOC106719734 gene encoding uncharacterized protein LOC106719734, protein MDENNDMAEDGMSLESLSGSLSENNMFLNNFEEEGTSECTKNLENDIRAVKRVTEVDLNAWTTVSKNGKKMKDNNTQFQVYISHKEKLPKQFALAKLFKECKIENINAVKYISPYKIRLNFEDELSIKGLFSCKKISDLGWKLQRAMETNFSYGVIKNVDLDISEAEILKSITCPNSVELESLNRLNRRCVEKEGWSPSESVRLCFKGPFLPAYVIVDGLKFRVDPYVFPVSQCSRCWRMGHTFKRCPSSKIVCPKCGDNHANCDRKIFRCINCRGMHMALDRSCPVFIKEKKIRKLMAEYNIPYRKALIMYAPNEEVPQPKENVTDLSNNPTQPTPTAPGTSAGITYAEVARANTSSKNKKGYKKQSTTKTKRKDDIIFHAEVEYPDQTYNLENETERREGNDSFRELLSRLKEIIFLKSDTIQSKVKNALKCCIEWLILFFVDDITAWPLLNG, encoded by the coding sequence ATGGACGAAAATAACGACATGGCTGAAGATGGTATGTCCCTTGAGAGTTTAAGCGGGTCATTGAgcgaaaataatatgtttttaaataatttcgagGAGGAGGGGACTTCAGAATGTACTAAGAATTTAGAAAATGATATCAGAGCTGTTAAAAGAGTTACAGAAGTAGACTTAAATGCTTGGACTACGGTGAGTAAGAATGGAAAAAAGATGAAAGACAACAATACTCAATTCCAAGTTTACATATCccacaaagaaaaattaccaaaACAGTTTGCTTTGGCCAAATTGTTTAAAGaatgtaaaatagaaaatataaacgcagttaaatatataagtcCATATAAAATACGTCTTAATTTTGAGGATGAGTTAAGTATAAAAGgattattttcttgtaaaaaaatatctgaccTTGGATGGAAGTTACAACGGGCTATGGAAACTAACTTCTCATATggcgtaattaaaaatgttgacttAGATATATCCGAAGCAGAAATTCTGAAGAGTATTACCTGTCCCAATTCCGTTGAACTGGAATCATTGAATCGTCTGAACCGTCGTTGTGTGGAAAAGGAGGGTTGGTCTCCAAGCGAATCTGTTCGTTTGTGTTTTAAGGGTCCCTTTCTACCTGCCTATGTTATAGTTGATGGTTTAAAGTTTCGCGTTGATCCATATGTTTTTCCTGTATCGCAATGCTCACGTTGTTGGCGGATGGGCCATACTTTTAAGAGATGCCCTTCATCCAAAATTGTTTGTCCAAAATGCGGTGACAATCATGCAAATTGtgacagaaaaatatttagatgcaTAAATTGCCGAGGAATGCATATGGCCTTAGATAGAAGTTGCCCGGTTTTCATAAAGGAGAAAAAGATTAGGAAACTTATGGCGGAGTACAATATTCCATACAGGAAAGCCTTGATAATGTATGCCCCCAACGAAGAGGTTCCACAACCTAAAGAAAATGTGACTGATTTAAGCAACAACCCTACTCAACCGACACCGACAGCACCTGGGACTAGTGCAGGGATAACTTATGCTGAAGTGGCTAGGGCTAATACTAGCTCGAAGAACAAAAAAGGATACAAAAAGCAATCtactacaaaaacaaaaagaaaagacgatataatttttcatGCGGAGGTGGAATACCCGGATCAAACATACAACCTTGAAAATGAGACAGAAAGGAGGGAGGGGAACGATAGTTTCAGAGAGTTATTATCTAGACTAAAagagataatttttttgaaaagtgATACTATTCAatctaaagttaaaaatgctTTGAAATGTTGCATTGAgtggttaattttattttttgttgatgaTATTACTGCTTGGCCGTTGTTAAATGGCTAG